The Candidatus Thermodiscus eudorianus region AGGTTAAGGCTATAATAGCGTCGCTTGGGGTTAGCCTGTATATTCTCATGGCTTCTAGTAGCTCCTTGGGTTCTGCATGATCTCTCAAGACCGTTATGTCGAATTCGTGGAGCATCTCAGTGTATCTCCCTAGCATGTCTATTGCGAAGTCTAATCCCCTCTTTCTTATGTGTTCCTTTAGCCTACTGAGCTTCCTAATACCTAGTCTCTTCTTTGCTAGGCGTCTTATAATTACAAACTCCACTTCATCGATTATCCCAACTGTCACCGCCAGATCAGGATATGAAGCTAAGAGCCTCTCGGCTTCGTCAGCACGGTCTCCGTTGAAGAGATATTCAACGAAGATGTTAGTATCTACTGTTTTCAACCCTGTCTATCCCCTTTAGAGGCGCTCAAACTCAGCCTCAAGCAGGAGCTCCTCTATCTCCTCCCTACTCGCCTTACCCAGCATGCCCCGATACTTCCGGAGCCTCCTGACACGGTCCTCGTACCTCTCCAACCTTACAAATACCTCCTCGCCCTCCCTGAGCTCTACAGGCTCTAGAAGCTTCAACACGCCATCCTTATACACTGCTCTGACAACCTTGGAC contains the following coding sequences:
- a CDS encoding PIN domain-containing protein, producing MKTVDTNIFVEYLFNGDRADEAERLLASYPDLAVTVGIIDEVEFVIIRRLAKKRLGIRKLSRLKEHIRKRGLDFAIDMLGRYTEMLHEFDITVLRDHAEPKELLEAMRIYRLTPSDAIIALT
- a CDS encoding antitoxin family protein → MSKVVRAVYKDGVLKLLEPVELREGEEVFVRLERYEDRVRRLRKYRGMLGKASREEIEELLLEAEFERL